From a region of the Zerene cesonia ecotype Mississippi chromosome 11, Zerene_cesonia_1.1, whole genome shotgun sequence genome:
- the LOC119830364 gene encoding COP9 signalosome complex subunit 6-like: protein MSSADRIDFEMEVEVESASSGPSVDVPNPTSPAAPPPGTNKSVVVTTATSGSVTVSLHPLVIMNVSEHWTRLRAQEGSPQTVVGALIGKQKGRNIEVMNSFELVFSVLDGDIIIDRDYYNLKEEQFKQVFSDMDFLGWYTTGETPTERDIAVHRQICDINECPVMLMLNPAGRNGDQLPVVLYESVIDVVNGRATMLLAPLTYTLAAEEAERIGVDHVARVSSGEAAFNSLVAEHLTAQRSAIKMLVSRVRAVLATVRAIRDGTLPPRPALLREARALSNRLPLLTSQQFRTHFYNQCNDVALMTYLGTITKGCNAINQLVNRFNVMYDRQGMGRRMRGLFF, encoded by the exons ATGTCTAGTGCAGATAGGATCGATTTTGAAATGGAGGTAGAAGTGGAAAGTGCATCGTCAGGACCTTCGGTGGACGTTCCTAACCCTACCTCACCAGCTGCTCCTCCACCGGGAACAAACAAAAGCGTTGTGGTCACTACTGCTACATCTGGCTCTGTTACAGTATCTTTGCATCCATTAGTTATTATGAATGTATCAGAGCACTGGACTCGTTTAAGGGCTCAGGAAGGCTCACCACAGACAG TTGTAGGAGCACTCATAGGAAAACAAAAAGGACGAAATATTGAAGTAATGAATTCATTTGAGCTTGTATTCAGTGTGCTTGATggagatattattattgacagagattattataatttgaaagaaGAACAGT TTAAACAAGTATTTTCTGATATGGATTTCCTAGGATGGTACACAACAGGAGAAACACCTACAGAGAGAGACATTGCTGTACATCGTCAGATTTGTGATATAAATGAATGTCCTGTCATGTTGATGCTTAATCCTGCTGGGAGAAATGGAGAT caaTTACCAGTGGTCCTTTATGAATCAGTAATTGATGTTGTCAATGGTAGAGCAACAATGCTTCTTGCACCCCTGACATATACTTTAGCTGCGGAAGAAGCTGAGAGGATTGGAGTTGACCATGTTGCAAGAGTATCATCAGGAGAAGCAGCTTTCAACAGTTTAG ttGCGGAACACTTGACAGCGCAGAGGTCGGCTATAAAGATGTTAGTCTCTCGTGTGCGTGCAGTGCTGGCGACGGTGCGTGCGATCCGCGACGGCACACTGCCGCCCCGCCCCGCACTGCTACGGGAGGCGAGGGCGCTCTCCAATCGTCTGCCTTTGCTTACCTCGCAGCAGTTCAGGACGCACTTTTATAAC caatGCAATGATGTGGCGCTCATGACTTACTTGGGTACAATAACGAAGGGCTGTAATGCGATCAACCAGCTGGTGAACAGGTTCAACGTAATGTACGACAGACAGGGCATGGGACGCCGCATGCGAGGGCTCTTTTTTTAG
- the LOC119830361 gene encoding GPALPP motifs-containing protein 1-like, with translation MLSDESSSDSETGRFKCQTNKDDDAKSHRREENTSSGRSRNIDGRYNRDFGRKRNDRDRFDRHSRERNRYSRYSPIRRRHSRDKSRERRKESDRYRSNRGSRERTRPKERSLSRDRKRKSRSGSHKSPVPRNMKDEIKNLITTTDKKTEKYERNVKKESSLSPNHVVKKSEVHKPIQEPSKRRSDSPILVEEDMNDYSHDEVQPGSYYSMIPAVIKEKSEESTEIDSSDDEKLRAKLLNLEKEFHKSKKKKHKKRHKKKSKTNKEKDDSCVSVEVTSTTDIQEDNIKQNTQSTEVSSTQKNNQKESSEEGEILSEDDQDIDPTDLRHKLKRSKNGSQENMSPKLDACGPALPPHLQKRFHKSSSPSEGNVETSKTERARNIGPSIPSDMRKVLAERSPEIIKDESSEEDTGIGPLPTGAEQKMTDAHKRLEERAYELKIKQLDGHTLHAKDTKSREQWMLELPEGKTKFLGLEARGFRAKEGPDMSDRSSWTDTPEEKARKAAGIAKEENTSEALQREAKERNISSRDEEQEQAVRKHKKKHKRDESLLEIHQKKLKKKKKKESEEKKERRPFSRDVDLQVNRFDEAQKKSIIKKAQDLNSRFSQGEAKFL, from the exons ATGTTATCAGATGAATCAAGTAGTGATTCAGAAACAGGCAGATTCAAATGTCAAACTAACAAAGATGATGATGCAAAATCTCATAGAAGAGAAGAAAATACTAGCTCAGGAAGAAGTAGGAATATTGATGGAAGGTATAATAGAGACTTTGGTAGAAAAAGAAATGATAGGGATAGGTTTGATAGACACTCTAGAGAAAGAAATAGGTACAGTAGATATTCACCAATAAGGCGTAGACACTCAAGGGATAAAAGTAGAGAAAGAAGAAAAGAGAGTGATAGGTATAGATCCAACAGGGGCTCTAGGGAACGAACTAGACCCAAAGAGCGTAGTTTGAGTAGggatagaaaaagaaaatctcGGTCCGGATCACATAAGTCCCCAGTACCAAGGAATATgaaagatgaaataaaaaatttaattaccactactgataaaaaaactgaaaagtaTGAAAGGAAtgttaaaaaagaaagttCATTGTCTCCTAACCATGTAGTAAAAAAGTCTGAAGTTCATAAACCTATCCAAGAACCATCAAAAAGAAGAAGTGACAGTCCAATACTTGTAGAAGAAGACATGAATGACTATAGTCACGATGAAGTTCAACCAGGATCGTACTACAGTATGATACCAGCAGTTATCAAAGAAAAATCTGAAGAATCCACTGAAATTGATTCATCAGATGATGAAAAGCTCCGAGCAAAACTTTTGAACTTAGAAAAAGAGTTTCACAAGagcaaaaaaaagaaacataaaaaaagacacaaaaagaagtcaaaaacaaataaggaaaaggatgaTTCATGCGTTTCAGTTGAAGTGACAAGTACTACAGATATTCAAGAAGATAATATTAAGCAGAATACTCAATCAACCGAAGTATCATCTACACAAAAGAACAATCAAAAGGAAAGTAGTGAGGAAGGTGAGATATTAAGTGAAGATGATCAAGATATTGATCCAACTGATTTAAGACATAAACTCAAACGTTCAAAAAATGGGTCACAAGAAAATATGTCCCCTAAGCTAGATGCTTGTGGACCTGCCTTACCACCTCACCTACAAAAACGTTTCCACAAAAGTTCCTCTCCTAGTGAAGGTAATGTCGAGACGTCAAAGACAGAAAGGGCAAGAAACATAG GGCCGTCTATTCCAAGCGATATGCGTAAAGTATTAGCTGAGAGAAGTCctgaaataataaaggatGAGAGTTCAGAAGAAGATACTGGTATAGGACCGCTACCTACTGGTGCTGAACAAAAAATGACTGATGCACACAAGCGTCTAGAAGAAAGAGCTTAtgagttgaaaataaaacagctTGATGGACACACACTCCATGCAAAGGATACAAAATCGCGAGAGCAATGGATGCTTGAACTGCCAGaaggaaaaacaaaattccttGGTTTGGAAGCCCGGGGCTTCAGAGCAAAAGAAGGCCCTGATATGTCAGAcag ATCAAGTTGGACTGACACGCCCGAAGAGAAAGCGCGAAAGGCTGCGGGTATCGCGAAAGAGGAAAACACATCTGAAGCCCTACAACGGGAGGCGAAAGAACGGAACATTTCTAGTAGAGATGAAGAACAGGAACAAGCGGTTAG aaaacacaagaaaaagcATAAACGAGATGAAAGCCTGTTGGAAATACACcagaaaaaattgaaaaagaagaagaag aAAGAGAGCGAGGAAAAGAAGGAGCGTCGTCCGTTTAGCCGAGATGTAGACCTTCAAGTGAACCGCTTTGAcgaagcacaaaaaaaatctattatcaaGAAAGCACAAGACCTAAATTCACGGTTCTCTCAAGGCGAagctaaatttttataa
- the LOC119830365 gene encoding phosphatidate cytidylyltransferase, mitochondrial-like: protein MAAAATKALGIAKDISPLYYRILSKFPQKFTFCFAYGSAVKPQIGNEKRHNMIDLIYCVDNSHRWHGANLEMNPTHYSSLRFLGKGFVARFQENWGAQVYFNTLVEVKEENVTIKYGVVSQKDLITDLLDWNHLYLAGRLHKPVEIIKQTNSSQLQNALQSNLRSAVHTALLILPESFTEYDFYFAISNLSYAGDFRMTFGENKNKVRNIVQPQLLNFRELYRPILQQFHAYVDFPTGEAQCHQDLSPETKLHHLMQLPMVPQQRIVKFWNHGGPQQDMEDVLRAVAYDIDCAVILRQILKDLVWQSSVRQSLKGIPTAGLLKSIRYSAKKIAKMF from the coding sequence atggCTGCAGCTGCAACTAAAGCGTTAGGAATAGCAAAGGATATTTCTCCACTGTATTACAGGATATTATCAAAGTTTCCCCAAAAATTTACCTTCTGTTTCGCTTATGGATCGGCAGTCAAACCTCAGATCGGAAACGAAAAAAGACATAACatgattgatttaatatattgcgTTGATAATTCCCACCGATGGCATGGTGCAAACTTAGAAATGAATCCCACCCATTATTCATCGCTTCGTTTTCTTGGAAAAGGATTTGTTGCAAGATTTCAGGAAAATTGGGGTGCTCaagtatatttcaatacattagTGGAAGTAAAAGAGGAGAATGTCACCATAAAGTATGGTGTTGTATCacaaaaagatttaataacaGATTTGTTAGATTGGAATCACTTATACCTTGCAGGACGTCTTCACAAGCCTGTGGAAATTAttaagcaaacaaactcttctcAATTGCAAAATGCACTTCAGTCAAACCTCAGATCAGCTGTTCACACAGCACTATTAATTTTGCCTGAATCATTCActgaatatgatttttattttgctatttcTAACTTGAGTTATGCTGGAGATTTTAGAATGACTTTtggagaaaataaaaataaagtgagAAACATAGTCCAGCCTCAGCTACTTAATTTCAGAGAACTGTATCGCCCAATATTGCAGCAGTTTCATGCCTATGTTGATTTTCCCACTGGAGAAGCACAGTGCCATCAAGATTTAAGTCCAGAGACTAAACTTCATCACCTAATGCAATTACCTATGGTCCCTCAACAGAGGATAGTAAAATTCTGGAATCATGGTGGTCCACAACAAGATATGGAAGATGTTCTAAGAGCAGTAGCTTATGACATAGACTGTGCCGTAATTTTGAGACAGATACTAAAAGATCTAGTATGGCAATCTAGTGTTCGCCAATCTCTTAAAGGCATTCCAACTGCTGGTCTTCTAAAATCTATTCGATACAGTGCTAAGAAAATAGCAAAAATGTTTTAG